The nucleotide window AGTTGCCTGTAAGATCAGAGCAAAAAAGGAGACCAACTATAGTAAagaataaattaatttacttaatctCAACTCATGAATCGTATCACTTAGTGGTGGAAATGAGCACTGCAGTCAGTCTCCTGGCAACGGAACTaaacaaaaaaaaatatcGTGGAATTGTGGAGTGGCTAAGGGACTAGGTATCTGGTGCAAAGGTGAAGCTTTTAATGCTGATTCGAGCAGACGGTAAGATTCCCCATAAGTAATGCACATGAATTAGTCTATACTCAATATGCCCTCATATTCCGAACCTCTTAACATTCACGACGTATTGTTTGACTGTGGTTCATATCGAACAACCaaagggagcaagaaaacaacaGACCTCAATACAGGGTATCAGAATAAACCCTGCaaagggtatcctaaacttatgctaaaTCTATAtcaagttacctaagtctttttgtcacttaggatcGAGCTcatgagttttctttcctcccgtAGCCCACCCAATGAGTTACTCCACGGGTAATCTTGCAATCCCTGCCCGGTTGCTTGCTTGAAGGCCTGGTAAGTATCTCTGCAGCTAATAATGACATGGGAAGTACTTCGCCAGAGCTCAAAGCGGTCCCCAATCACAAGGTGACATTGTTGATTTTTGCCTCAGAAGTTCTTGCAGTACCTTAGTTATCAGCACGGAGCAACAGTGGAGGGCACAACAGCCCAGGGGAAAAGGAGGGGCAGTTCAGTTTTTTTCTACAGTACAAGTACCTTTTAGGGCGGCGGGACGGCAGCCTAACGGGCAGACAACCTAAGGTAACTAAGCCCAAGGGAAAACAAATCACCAGACCTTGACCGCAACCCACTTCCACCATCTACTTTCCATAcatccatcaacaccacagCATAAACTTTCAACGCCGTCCCTTGCTCTCCCGGAAGCATCTTCCTAATTACATTTCGCTTATCTGGTAAGTCTGATCGCACGCTTTCCTCTGTCTGGCTTTTGTCACTTTGTCCCTCCCCATGAGACGCTTGGGGCAATAAAGGTCCTGAGCCCCTCCTTACCTGAGGAGGGGTAAAAGCATGCCTGCGGGACTGGGGTCCTGGATATGCAAAAAAAAGTTGCTGACGTCTGAGGGGCAACAGAACTTTGAGTCTACATTCTCAACCGAGCACGCAAACTATCAAGATGTCTGCTTCCGAGCCCATCGAGCCCAAGGTcgaggagaccaagcccGAGGAGACTAAGCCcgaggagaccaagcccgaggagaccaagcctgctgaggccgagaagcCTGTCACATCTTCGTCCGTCTTCTCCATGTTCGGCGGTGGTgctaagaaggagaagaaggaggaggaggagcgcgGTGACAACTCTGGCAGTGCCAAGGCCCAGcgagaggctgctgaggctgctaAGGGTGACGAGGTACGTTCACATGTCTCAGCAGTGGCATGCTGGAACCGTATCCCCGCGAAACGTGTGAGGCTAACAATAATGCTTAAATAGGAGGAGGCTCCCGAGTCCGAGGATGTCCACTTCGAGCCCGTCATCAAGCTGACCGAGAAGGttgacaccaagaccaacgagGAGGCCGAGGAGCAGACCTTCAAGATGCGCGCTAAGCTTTTCAAGTTCGTCAAGGAGAGCAGTGAGTGGAAGGAGCGTGGCACTGGCGACGTTCGTCTGCTCAAGCACAAGGAGAACGGCAAGACTCGACTGGTCATGCGTCGCGACAAGACTCTCAAGGTCTGCGCCAACCACTACATCGTCCCCGAGATGAAGCTCTCCCCCAACGTTGGCTCCGACCGAAGCTGGGTGTGGAACGCTGCCGCCGATGTCAGCGAGGGTGAGCCCGAGGCTGTTACTCTGGCCATCCGATTTGCCAACGCTGAGAGTATGTCCCACCGGTCAACGAACTCCGAGTAAAGGCAATCGCTAACTTATTTATAGACGccaacaacttcaaggaCTCCTTCATGAAGGCCCAGAAGGAGAACGAGGAGATCTTCAACAAGGCTCAGGAGGCCGAGGCTCCCGCTTCCTAAGCAGCCTATCTCATACGACCCCTCCCCTTCCCCTGCCCCTTCGGAGATGGATCTGTATGTCGCCAGGGGCTCCCACTCGTTCGTAGCTCCGCGGTTTGCAGAAGCAAGTCCACTCCAACACTCCCATACAGCATGCCACAACAGCAAGCAAGCTCCTTATACTGCTGAGGACGCTTGGTCCCGTCACATATACGCGCGCACTTCACCCACGCCACAACACCATCCCGAGTCTGTTTTTGATATGGATAGATAGAGATTCCTAGGACGGAAAggacttttttatttttgaGGTGAACGGCCTCGGTTCAGCCCCAGGGCGGattggtggatggatggacggaTGGATAGTTAGCATCATAGGAACATCATATCACATAGCACCCTGTtgaaagaagtaaaagaaaaaaaattcCATAGACGTCTTGTTTATTACTGTATAAACTCATTGCTCGGGGAATTTGATGAGTTGTGGGTGGTCGATGTGGCTGATGTCGGCGTCGAAGCTGTAGCTGTGGCTGGTGCGTCTCACCGTCATGTTTGCTCCAGTCTCCTGAGTGATGAGGACTCAAGttggacatgatgaagaatagTGCTGTTTGAGTGTAGTTATTTTGGATCATGGTATAGCTCCCTGTGAGAATCTGGAGGCCAACCGGGTTCCTTTGTTCGTTGGATATTATGGACGCTTAACATGCCAGAGTCAAGATACCCCTACTGACAGATTACACAGTTTACAAGCAGAGTTGGCATTCCAGAATAGAGCCCTCACTTCGTAGGTATTCCTTTTCTACGATATCTGTTCCCGTTGGTGTATATATATTCACGTCATTGGGAGACCCAAAGGACGGAACGAGACAAGACCTGACGAGCCAAGAGAAAAAAGCATGGAGCCAAGGCAAGGCCATTAGAGCGGTAACTTTGTGGAGCAAGCGACTCAGCGTGTCCTGTGTCCTGCTGTGTCCTGTGTCCTGTGTCCTGTGCCCTGGAACCTGGAACCATTCCCCTATAAGCGCAGGAGACAAAAACAGTTCACGTCTTGGTCGTTCGCGTCAATGTTAGGTATAATAATAGATCAGCATGTTGCTTCTGAGGCCCTCCTCTCGaacttcttttccctctttcGTTCCTCAAATCGTATTCTCTGGGTACAGAGCTCATTTCAGCAAAATCGTGTCGTCTGCCTTGTTCATCGTCAGTTTCACCACTTCCATTGCCTCAGCTCTCTTTGTTTGATTGAGGTACCGTTAGTACCTAGACTTGACTGACTGCGCCTGCTCCGGGGCCCATATCCTTAGGTACGTGCCTTGCCCCGTCCAACCAGCAACCAGCAACCAACAGTCTCCTGGGCTGTCTTTGGCTGGTACAGGCTGGCGTGTCTCCGTTTTCCGCGCCGTTTCGTTTCCAGTCCCATCCATTCAATTCATTTTCAACTGCTGTACCTTGCCTCTGGTCGTC belongs to Fusarium musae strain F31 chromosome 9, whole genome shotgun sequence and includes:
- the SBP1 gene encoding single stranded nucleic acid binding protein (EggNog:ENOG41~BUSCO:EOG09264XT5), translated to MSASEPIEPKVEETKPEETKPEETKPEETKPAEAEKPVTSSSVFSMFGGGAKKEKKEEEERGDNSGSAKAQREAAEAAKGDEEEAPESEDVHFEPVIKLTEKVDTKTNEEAEEQTFKMRAKLFKFVKESSEWKERGTGDVRLLKHKENGKTRLVMRRDKTLKVCANHYIVPEMKLSPNVGSDRSWVWNAAADVSEGEPEAVTLAIRFANAENANNFKDSFMKAQKENEEIFNKAQEAEAPAS